In Odocoileus virginianus isolate 20LAN1187 ecotype Illinois unplaced genomic scaffold, Ovbor_1.2 Unplaced_Scaffold_24, whole genome shotgun sequence, a single genomic region encodes these proteins:
- the LOC139033641 gene encoding histone H3.3A — protein MARTKQTARKSTGGKAPRKQLATKAARKSAPSTGGVKKPHRYRPGTVALREIRRYQKSTELLIRKLPFQRLVREIAQDFKTDLRFQSAAIGALQEASEAYLVGLFEDTNLCAIHAKRVTIMPKDIQLARRIRGERA, from the coding sequence ATGGCCCGAACCAAGCAGACTGCTCGTAAGTCAACGGGTGGGAAAGCGCCCCGCAAGCAGCTGGCCACCAAAGCGGCCAGGAAAAGCGCCCCCTCTACCGGCGGGGTGAAAAAACCTCATCGCTACAGGCCCGGGACTGTTGCGCTTCGAGAAATCCGTCGTTACCAGAAATCCACCGAGCTTCTGATCCGGAAACTGCCTTTCCAGAGGTTGGTGAGGGAGATCGCCCAGGATTTCAAAACCGACTTGAGGTTCCAGAGTGCCGCCATCGGCGCGCTGCAGGAGGCTAGCGAAGCGTACCTGGTGGGTTTGTTTGAAGATACTAATCTGTGTGCCATCCACGCTAAGAGAGTCACCATCATGCCCAAAGACATCCAATTGGCTCGCCGGATACGGGGAGAGAGAGCTTAA
- the LOC110125400 gene encoding zinc finger protein 91-like: MIMLSLVVHQRNHTGEKPYKCDVCGHCFKQNTALQIHLRVHTGERPYKCDVCGHCFKHNAHLQNHGRTHTGEKPYTCDVCGKAFTRKESCALHQILHTGEKPYKCDVCGHGYTRKSQLGIHRRVHTGEKPYTCDVCGKAFSRKEGCALHQILHTGEKPFKCDVCGRGYIRKSQLEIHQRVHTGEKPYKCDVCGKAFTRKESHALHQILHTGEKPYKCDLCGQAFTRKESHTVHQILHTGEKPYKCDVCGRGYTRSRQLAIHWRLHTGEKPYKCDVCGHGYPQKSQLVIHQRIHTGETPYKCDVCGCGFTGKRQLRIHQSIHTEVKSYKCNNCGKRFFALFSLNKHQTIQTGEKACKCNLCGKMFSSRCYLAVHQRTHTGEKPYKCDVCGKAFTRKQSRSLHQILHTGEKPYKCDVCGHGYTRKSRLVIHHRVHTGENPYKCDVCGCDLTGKRQLRTHRRIHTEVKSYKCNSCGKRFFALSSLNKHQAVPTDEKASKCNLCGKMFSSRCYLAVHQRTHTGEKPYKCDLCGHGYPRKSQLVIHQRIHTGENPYKCDVCGCGFTGKRQLRTHRRIHTEVKSYKCNNCGKRFFALSSLSKHQAVQIDEKACKCNLCGKMFSSRCCLAVHQRIHIGEKPYKCIVCGCGYTRKSQLGIHQKVHTGEKPYKCDVCDCEFTGKKQLRTHRRIHTEVKSYKCNSCGKLFFALSSLNKHQAVQSDETAYKCNLCGKMFSSRCCLAVHQRSHTGEKPYKCDVCGKAFTRKESHALHQILHTGEKPYKCDVCGRGYTRKFTTWNSSESSYWRETI; this comes from the coding sequence ATGATAATGTTGAGCCTTGTAGTTCATCAGAGAaatcatactggagagaaaccatataaatgtgatgtctgtggccactgctttaAACAGAACACAGCGCTTCAAATTCATCTGAGAGTTCATACTGGAGAGAGACCATATAAATGTGATGTATGTGGCCACTGCTTTAAGCACAATGCACACCTTCAAAATCATGGGAGaactcatactggagagaaaccatatacATGTGATGTGTGTGGAAAGGCCTTTACTCgaaaagaaagctgtgcactTCATCAGATccttcatactggagagaaaccatataaatgtgatgtATGTGGCCATGGCTATACTCGAAAGTCACAACTTGGAATTCATCGGAgagttcatactggagagaagccaTATACATGTGATGTGTGTGGAAAGGCCTTTTCTCGCAAGGAAGGATGTGCACTTCATCAGATccttcatactggagagaaaccatttAAGTGTGATGTCTGTGGCCGCGGCTATATTCGAAAGTCACAACTTGAAATTCATCAGAGggttcacactggagagaagccatATAAATGTGATGTCTGTGGAAAGGCTTTTACTCGCAAAGAAAGCCATGCACTTCATCAGATCCTTCATACTGGAGAaaaaccatataaatgtgatCTCTGTGGACAGGCCTTTACTCGCAAAGAAAGCCACACAGTTCATCAGATccttcatactggagagaaaccatataaatgtgatgtATGTGGCCGTGGCTATACTCGAAGCAGACAACTTGCAATTCATTGGAGacttcatactggagagaaaccatataaatgtgatgtGTGTGGCCATGGCTATCCTCAAAAGTCACAACTTGTAattcatcagagaattcatactggagagactCCTTATAAATGTGATGTATGTGGCTGTGGCTTTACTGGAAAGAGACAACTTAGAATTCATCAGAGTATTCATACTGAAGTGAAATCTTACAAATGTAACAATTGTGGCAAACGTTTTTTTGCACTGTTTTCCTTAAATAAACATCAAACAATTCAAACAGGTGAGAAAGCATGTAAATGTAATTTGTGTGGCAAAATGTTCAGTTCCAGGTGTTATTTAGCAGTTCATCAGAGAACTCATACTGGAGAaaaaccatataaatgtgatgtGTGCGGAAAGGCCTTTACTCGCAAACAAAGCCGTTCACTTCATCAGATtcttcatactggagagaaaccatataaatgtgatgtGTGTGGCCATGGATATACTCGAAAGTCACGACTTGTAATTCATCACAgagttcatactggagagaacCCTTATAAATGTGATGTATGTGGCTGTGACTTGACTGGGAAGAGACAACTTAGAACTCATCGGAGAATTCATACTGAAGTGAAATCTTACAAATGTAACAGCTGTGGCAAAAGATTTTTTGCACTGTCATCCTTAAATAAACATCAGGCAGTTCCAACAGATGAGAAAGCATCCAAATGTAATTTGTGTGGCAAAATGTTCAGTTCTAGGTGTTACTTAGCAGTTCATCAGAGaactcatactggagagaaaccatataaatgtgatTTATGTGGCCATGGCTATCCTCGAAAGTCACAACTTGTAATTCATCAGAGAATACATACTGGAGAGAATCCTTATAAATGTGATGTTTGTGGCTGTGGTTTTACTGGAAAGAGACAACTTAGAACTCATCGGAGAATTCATACTGAAGTGAAATCTTACAAGTGTAACAACTGTGGCAAACGTTTTTTTGCACTGTCGTCCTTAAGTAAACATCAGGCAGTTCAAATAGATGAGAAAGCATGTAAATGTAATTTGTGTGGCAAAATGTTCAGTTCCAGGTGTTGCTTAGCAgttcatcagagaattcatattggagagaaaccatataaatgtatTGTGTGTGGCTGTGGCTATACTCGAAAGTCACAACTTGGAATTCATCAGAAAGTTCATACCGGAGAGAAGCCATATAAATGTGATGTATGTGACTGTGAATTTACTGGAAAGAAACAACTTAGAACTCATCGGAGAATTCATACTGAGGTGAAATCTTACAAGTGTAACAGCTGTGGCAAACTTTTTTTTGCACTGTCATCATTAAATAAACATCAGGCAGTTCAATCAGATGAGACAGCATATAAATGTAATTTGTGTGGCAAAATGTTCAGTTCCAGGTGTTGTTTAGCAGTTCATCAAAGAagtcatactggagagaaaccatataaatgtgatgtGTGTGGAAAGGCCTTTACTCGAAAAGAAAGCCATGCACTTCATCAGATccttcatactggagagaaaccatataaatgtgatgtATGTGGCCGTGGCTATACTCGAAAGTTCACAACTTGGAATTCATCAGAgagttcatactggagagaaaccatataa